The Methylobacterium durans nucleotide sequence GGCGAGGACGCGGAAACGGCGCGCCTCGTCACCCGGCTGACGGCCCACAACGACGTCCTGGCGATCCACATCCACGACCCGCTGGAACGGGAGCTTCCGGACGTGGGGCGGGCAATCTTCAGCTCGGGAGAGGCGCAGATCGAGGTCGATTCCTCCTCCGCGAGCCTGCGCCGGCGCTATGCGGAGGAGCGGGCCGCCTGGCGCGCGCGCCTGACCGGATTGTCGCGGCGGCGCGCCATCCCGGTCCTGGGCCTCTCCACCGACCGGGACGCCGCCAGCCAGTTGCGGGAGCTGATCGGCAAGCGGACCGAACGGCGGGCGGCTTCTGCGAGTGGAGCGCGCGATGGCTGACGATCCCGGAAGCCTTGCCAACCTGCGGGATCTGGCCGTGCCGGACCCCGTCGCGCTCTGGCCGCCGGCGCCGGGAATCTGGATCGTCGCGGCGGGCCTCGCCGCAACCGGGGCGCTCTGGCTGCGGGACGCGATGCGGCGGCGTCGGGCCGACGCCTATCGCCGCGCGGCCCTGGCCGAACTCGACAGGATCGCAGGATCGCCTCGGCTGGACGGGGGCGTGGAGCGGATCTCGGCCGTGATGAAGCGGGCCGCGCTCGCCGCCTATCCGCGCGCGGACGTCGCCTCCCTGACCGGCGGCGCCTGGGCGGGGTTCGTCGTGGCCGTGGGCGGCCAGAACGTCGATGCCGGTCTGATGCGGGCGCTGCTGACCGGAGCCTTCGGCGGCCGCGATCCGGATGCCGTCGACCTGCGGCGGCTGATCGATCAGGCCCGCACATGGGTCCGCGATCATCGCGTCCCGGACACGCCGGAGGAACCGCGGCGATGCTGACCGTCGCCTATCCCTGGCT carries:
- a CDS encoding DUF4381 domain-containing protein → MADDPGSLANLRDLAVPDPVALWPPAPGIWIVAAGLAATGALWLRDAMRRRRADAYRRAALAELDRIAGSPRLDGGVERISAVMKRAALAAYPRADVASLTGGAWAGFVVAVGGQNVDAGLMRALLTGAFGGRDPDAVDLRRLIDQARTWVRDHRVPDTPEEPRRC